In one Euzebya tangerina genomic region, the following are encoded:
- a CDS encoding UDP-glucose dehydrogenase family protein: protein MKVSVIGIGHVGLVTAACMAEWGHDVIGFDNDPAKITSVENRQVPFHEPGLRDLVLTGVDAGRITVTGDPSVALDDRDVVFICVGTPKGKDGAPNLTYVQAAAAMVATHATKPTVVAEKSTVPVQTGERIKQALGLQAKSTGGSTQHAVVSNPEFLREGSAVQDTLFPDRVVVGADGEAPHRIMRELYQPLLDGHDCPYVATDVKTAELIKHASNAFLATKISFINAVARVCEMTGADVHTVADAMGHDARIGRAFLNAGLGYGGSCFPKDVEAFIHIAADLGYDFGLLRETERINREAKLWPVVQLRRLLWNIGDKEVAVLGLAFKPHTDDIREAPALEVIESLIEEGTQVRLHDPVALPQVADRWGDKVRLCETAEEAVRGAHAVVTCTEWPEYAEITAPQLAEWLEFPVVVDARNVWDPEGLVAVGIQLASVGRRMP, encoded by the coding sequence ATGAAGGTCAGCGTCATCGGGATCGGCCACGTCGGTCTGGTCACCGCCGCCTGCATGGCGGAGTGGGGCCACGACGTCATCGGCTTCGACAACGACCCGGCCAAGATCACCTCGGTGGAGAACCGTCAGGTCCCGTTCCACGAGCCCGGCCTCCGCGACCTGGTCCTCACGGGGGTCGACGCCGGCCGGATCACGGTGACCGGCGACCCCTCCGTGGCCCTGGACGACCGCGATGTGGTGTTCATCTGCGTGGGCACCCCCAAGGGGAAGGACGGTGCGCCGAACCTGACGTACGTCCAGGCTGCGGCGGCCATGGTCGCGACCCACGCGACGAAGCCGACCGTCGTGGCCGAGAAGTCGACCGTGCCGGTGCAGACGGGGGAGCGGATCAAGCAGGCCCTTGGCCTCCAGGCCAAGAGCACGGGCGGGAGCACCCAACACGCCGTGGTGTCGAATCCGGAGTTCCTGCGCGAGGGGTCCGCAGTCCAGGACACCCTGTTCCCGGATCGTGTGGTGGTCGGAGCCGACGGCGAGGCGCCCCACCGCATCATGCGGGAGCTGTACCAGCCGCTGCTCGACGGCCACGACTGTCCCTACGTCGCCACCGACGTCAAGACGGCCGAGCTGATCAAACACGCCTCGAATGCGTTCCTGGCCACGAAGATCTCCTTCATCAATGCCGTGGCCCGGGTCTGCGAGATGACCGGGGCAGACGTGCACACCGTCGCCGATGCCATGGGTCACGACGCCCGGATCGGACGGGCGTTCCTCAACGCAGGCCTCGGATACGGCGGATCGTGCTTTCCCAAGGACGTGGAGGCCTTCATCCACATCGCCGCCGACCTCGGCTACGACTTCGGGCTGCTCCGCGAGACGGAGCGGATCAATCGCGAAGCCAAGCTGTGGCCGGTCGTCCAACTGCGGCGGCTGCTGTGGAACATCGGCGACAAGGAGGTCGCCGTACTCGGCCTGGCCTTCAAGCCGCACACCGATGACATCCGCGAGGCGCCAGCCCTCGAGGTCATCGAGTCCCTGATCGAGGAGGGCACCCAGGTCCGTCTGCACGATCCCGTGGCGCTGCCGCAGGTCGCCGACCGCTGGGGTGACAAGGTCCGGCTCTGCGAGACCGCGGAGGAGGCGGTCCGAGGAGCGCACGCCGTCGTCACCTGCACCGAGTGGCCGGAGTACGCCGAGATCACCGCCCCGCAGCTTGCCGAGTGGTTGGAGTTCCCCGTGGTCGTGGATGCCCGGAACGTCTGGGATCCGGAGGGCTTGGTGGCGGTGGGGATCCAGCTGGCCAGCGTCGGTCGGCGAATGCCCTGA